In the Silene latifolia isolate original U9 population chromosome 1, ASM4854445v1, whole genome shotgun sequence genome, GAGGCAAGCATTCATGGGCGGGCAAAATTCACGGAGCTGCTCATGAGGTCCGACTTGATTCGTCCCCATGTTGCTGTGCATGCTTTTGTCACAGCATGTGGCAGAGGATTCACCGACGTTGTTGAGACAATGATTAAGGTAATATACTCTAACCTCAGCATATCTCATACGAATATAATATCCATGACATTATTGGATTATTTTGGCATTTACTTATTATTTGTtttgtactccgtattattttgCTCATTATTCATCTAAATTCCAAAAAATgctaaaatttgattttacagTCCCATGGTGATTTCATTCACAAACAAGCATGCTCAATGTTTATTGGAAATTTTCGATCTTGACctgtaaatagtaaaaaaaaacgCGTTTATTATGAAAAAATCTGGTAAAATCGACATCGTCTTATCACGAAAGCCAAATAAAGACAAGATGAGGAGGGAATTAGTAGTGTAATACTCCTCGAATAGGGTAATACTTAGCTCAGTGAATAAGTTGTTGTGTGACTGTGACAGTGTGGAGTTGATACCAATGGGGTGAGCCGTGTACTAGTACAATCATCAAAACCGTGTCTTCATACAAATATCAACTGCAATGGACTCGTGGCTGCAGTTGTTGGCAGGCAGGTCTCTATTGTCCGCTTACTGCTACAGGTAAATGCTTAGCTATTTCTGTAACTTCTGTGACTGAAGTGACTCACCTGATTTATCACCTGGCCCATATCACTAAGAGCCAACCACTACTACTTGACAATTGACATCAGTTATTATCACCCATCTTGGCCCTCTATGTCGTCCTTGCAAATTTGTGAACCCCCGGTGTTACCATCATGTTTAGATTTTCTCGGTTTTAAATTTGTGAAAAGGAATTAGCGCTTGATTAGGGATGACAATGGATCGGGCTGGATAGTAACTTAGTAAGGTGCGTGTGACTTCCTAAAAACGATTAGTACTTGGTCATTATCGGGTAATCCTCGACTTGGATATCACACTTTCACACACTATGTATGGTACTCGACTACTCGATGCAATAAATCTTTTTATGTAGCTGCTCAGTGATTTAAAGTACTTTTGAAATTAGATGATGCCTTAATATGGTGCTGAAATGCAACATCTATTTTTTCTCTCTTCTATTTGAGTTAACCAGTTTAAtgtttaagacggatataccAGTGTAACCGTGTTAAACGAGAATCTATGTAACAATTTACACGTTGCATGTGCCCCCCCAGTTTTCAGAGTGAGACCTGGTCATCCTATCTTTATACTGTACTCAAGTGACGTGTGCGGTTGTTGGGTACATTTATAAAGGTCGGTCCAACAACTTAACTGCATTTGTACAGCTGAGATTGTGTACCTTAGCAGTACAACGAACCCGTACACGGGTCCTTGCATGGGTTGAGAATCTTCATAAACCGGGCCCAATATTTGATATGTAGACCAATATTTTCATGACACACTGTTTACAAAATTATTGACCATAGTAAATTCATCACCTGGGTACTGAATTCATTATCATTACCTTCATTTCATCAAATATTGAACAAATCATTATCAAACTTATCATCCGCGTATACATATCAGATTATCAACTACTTCAACTGATAAAGTTATGCATGATAGTACGTATAAATTAGGGTTGAATCTCGTCAGCATTAAAACTACCTTTACGACTTTCTTACATAAAAAACAACTTATTAACCCCCAACTACAATAAGTTATTGTGTGCAAAATCTCTGTCAAATCTAATACTCTCTTTCTCAGTTCGGTGACCTTTACCTAAATAAATTTACTTATTAgggaaagggaaaaaaaaaactataaaaacaGTAACTAATATGAATAGCTGCTATTTTGTCAAAGAAAGTCAGAAGCAAAGTTCTAATCATTTCTATTTCTAAGCAGGCCAATGTAAGAACTGACATTGAAGTAAAGCTTGGAGCATGGTCATGGGACACAGATTCCGACGAAGAATTCCGCGTGGGTGCAGGACTAGCTGAGGCATACCCCGTCACATGGTGTGCAGTGGAGTACTTTGAAAAAACAGGCACGATTCTTGAAATGCTCCTCAGAAAAAACTCCCCAAATGCCATTCATCAAGGAAGAACTCTTCTCCACCATGCCATTCTCTGTGCAAATACCAAGGCTGTCAATGTGCTGCTTGATTGTGGAGCTGATATCGAGTTTCCTGTAAAACCCTTACACATGGCTACTCGTCTTGGATTACAGACAATCCTCAAAGTTCTGCTTGATGCTGGTAGTGATATAAACTCAAGAACTAAGTCTGGTGAGACGGCTCTAATGATGTGTGCTAAGTACAAGCAAGAAGAGTGTCTTAAAGTATTAAATGAGGCTGGTGCTGATTTTGGGATTGTCGACAATGGTGGCAACTCTCTGCAACAAATTGCATGCGCAAATAAATGGTCATCTGGGCTCCAACACGTAGTCTTGCAAATCATTAAAGCGGGACAAATTCCCCTAAGTAGTAATAACTCAAGCTTTTCACCATTGTTGTTTTCTGCTCAGACAGGAGATATAGAGGCTCTTAAAATCGTAATGGCACAACCAGGGATGGACCTTAACATAGCAGATGATATGGGTTTCACGGCAGTCTTACTTACAGCCTTGAAAGGTCATGTCGAGTCATTCCGACTACTTGTATATGCCAGGGCTGATGTGAAGATACGTACTAAATCAGGAGAAACTGTGCTTTCCTTATCCGAGCGAACCCACAAGAGAGACTTGTTTGAGAAGGTATTGCTTGAGTATGCACTTGAGATAGATAGTCGAAATGGTGAAGGTTTCTATGCCCTACATTGTGCAGCACGTAAGGGTGACCTAATTGCAGTCCGCCTTTTGATCAGTAAGGGCTATGATATCAACATTCCGGATGGAGATTGCTATACACCTCTAATGT is a window encoding:
- the LOC141594793 gene encoding ankyrin repeat domain-containing protein SAT10, yielding MFSHSSVVYGGATRQVFPVDDDSDVSQRFLEYLSAGDITAASDAISDRYFDVNFVGVVSLKLRRNDVVLRDHLPSDVAVQYDEFKTDVTPLFLAAHFGHLHILRQLLNVGADVNQKLFRGYATTAAVREGHIDILEVLVKAGASQPACEQALLEASIHGRAKFTELLMRSDLIRPHVAVHAFVTACGRGFTDVVETMIKCGVDTNGVSRVLVQSSKPCLHTNINCNGLVAAVVGRQVSIVRLLLQANVRTDIEVKLGAWSWDTDSDEEFRVGAGLAEAYPVTWCAVEYFEKTGTILEMLLRKNSPNAIHQGRTLLHHAILCANTKAVNVLLDCGADIEFPVKPLHMATRLGLQTILKVLLDAGSDINSRTKSGETALMMCAKYKQEECLKVLNEAGADFGIVDNGGNSLQQIACANKWSSGLQHVVLQIIKAGQIPLSSNNSSFSPLLFSAQTGDIEALKIVMAQPGMDLNIADDMGFTAVLLTALKGHVESFRLLVYARADVKIRTKSGETVLSLSERTHKRDLFEKVLLEYALEIDSRNGEGFYALHCAARKGDLIAVRLLISKGYDINIPDGDCYTPLMLAAREGHAHICKFLISQGASCEYKNPRGETAITLARSNTGKGNDAEYVILDELARRLVLGGACVQKHTRGGKGSPHAKMIRMESTSGVLQWGKSRKRNVICRKAEVGPSASFRKNRRGKGDSEESGVFHVVTTKNKEVHFVCEGGCDAAKLWVRGIKLLTKDVA